The Candidatus Palauibacter soopunensis region GCTCGACTCGGGCAACCCCGACCTTCCCGTCCGGCAACTCGGGGGCACGGGTCGCGTGCACGACTGGGGCCACAGCCGCGCGATCGTCGAGCGGGCCGACTGCCCGGTCTACCTCGCGGGAGGCCTCCGGCCGACCAACGTGGCCGCGGCCGTGCGCGCGGTCCGTCCCTTCGGCGTGGATGTCTGCTCGGGAGTGAGAACGGACGGGCGACTCGACGAGGAGCGGCTGCGACGCTTCATGCGCGCAGCGAGAGGCAGCGGCGACGGCTAGCCCGTCCGGGTCTCGCGCCCCTAGTCCGTCCGCACGAGGGCGCCGCGCCGGCACGTGAGCGCGAGTTCCTCGGTCTCCGACGCCTCGCACGCCTCACGCCGCCCGGCTTCGTCCGCGTAGAGGGAGTACAGCGCCTGTCCCATCGCTTCGTAACACCGAGGCTTGGCCGAGTCTTCGATGGTGCGGCAGAACGAGAACCCGGCGTCGGTCGTCGCGGTGACGTCCACGAAGTTCCTGACGACGCCCACGTAGCACCAATCGCGGTAGTCCTCCGGCGACTTCCGGCACTCACTGCGCGCATCGTCCTCGTCCTGCAGCGTGCGGCCGCTGATGTCGCGGCCGAGGCTCATGAAGCAGTCGTCTCGCCAGCCGTCCGGCGCCTCGAGACAGGAGGAGGCCGCGTCCGCGACGTCCCAGTCGTTGTGCCAGAGCATGGCGGACGTCTGCATCTGGTAACAGGAGGTCAGGTACCGCGCGTCCAGAATCGAGCAGGGGTAGTGCGGGTCGTCGTCGCGCAGCGGCTCGAAGGGTTCGACGCCCCCGGCCATCGCCATCGCCCCGTGGTCGTGCGCGTCCGCGCCATGGTCCGAGGCCTCGGCCGCTGTCTCCGCCCCGCCCTCCATGGCGGTCCCGTCGGACACCAGTTCGGCGGCCGGATGATGGGGATCGATCGCGTTGACCACGTTCTCCATGAACGCCCCGCCGTAGCAGGAGTTCCGGTTCCATCCGGTCGTCAGCAGGTCGCAGCCCTCGAGGGCCATGAGAAGATGATGGCCGTAGTACATCGTCAGACCGTGTCCGAGACCGTGCAGGCACTGGAAGAGCAGCCAGCGGTCCGCGGGGTCCGCTTCGTAGGGCTCGCAGAGCCCGGCGACCTTCTCCGCGTTCGGTTCGCCCGTGGCGATGAAATAGGCCTGAACGACGCCGTGGTAGCACCCCGACTGGAAGATTTCCGTGCACTCCTCGAAAACGTCGGTGAAGATCTCTCCGGGCGAGTACGCGTTGATGCCGATCGCGTGCGTGAAGACGTGGGATTGCGACCGAACCGCCCTGTCCGCGGCGGCCAACCACTCGAGCGTTTCCAACGCGGCGCCTGTTCCGGTCGCGGCGAGTTCGTCGAGGAGCCGTGCTTCATAGCATACCTGCTTCTCCTCCCACCCCAACTCGCGGCACGCCTCGAACGCGGCCATCGCTTCGGCCGAAGCCCCGGGAGGCATGGACGGCCCCCCGCACGTCGCCGCCACGATCCCGATCGCCATGACAAGGCCTGGCAGCCCGCGGGCCCGGACGTGACGGTTCATTCCCTCTCCCTCGCTTCGCGCCGACTCGCGGCGGGTGGACATCGATGGCACAACCTGACGGAGCGTCATCCTCCCAACAAGCGAAGCGGGCAGCTCGACGGCCCGCTCACAGGAGCGCCTCGGGATCGCGGTCGATCTCGAGCCGGAGGCCCGAGCCGGGCTGGCCCCGCTGCTCCCCGAGAAAGCGGAGAACGCCGCCGAGCGTCGCGGCGCGATCCGCCTTGATCAGGAAATGCCACCTCCACCGCTCCCGGAGCCGATCGATCGGGCAGGGGGCCGGACCGATGACCTCGATCCCGACGAGCCGGCGACCTCGAATCAGCCGTCGCGTCCACTCGGACAGTTCCTCCGCGGCGTCGATCACGCGGGACTCCGTCTTCCCGGAGATGACGAGGTTCGCGAGCCGGCGGTGCGGCGGATAGCCGGGTTCCTCCCGGTCCGCGAGTTCGCGTTCCGCGAAGCCGACGTAGTCGTGCTCGGCAGCCGCGGCGAGCGCGTAGTGCCGCGGGCGCGAGGTCTGAACGAGGACCTCCCCCGGCGCCTCGCCCCGCCCCGCCCGTCCGGCGACCTGCTCCAGGAGTTGGAAGGTGCGTTCGCTGGCCCGGAAGTCCGGCAGGTGGAGACCGACGTCCGCGTTGACGACTCCCACGAGCGTGACCTCCGGGAAGTCGAGGCCCTTGGCGATCATCTGCGTTCCGAGCAGGATGTCGACTTCCTGCCTGCGGAACGCCTCCAGGATCTCGACGTGCGCCCACTTGGAGCCCGTAGTGTCGAGGTCCATGCGGACGATGCCGGCTTCGGGAAAAAGCTCGCCCACGCGGCGTTCGACCTGTTCGGTGCCGACCCCGGCGTAACGCGGCGCGGGGCCGCCGCACTCGCCGCAACCGGAGGGCGGCGGGCTCGTCGAACCGCAGTGATGACACACGAGTTGCCTGCGCCGGCGGTGATACGTGAGGGTCACGGAACACGCGACACAACTCCACACGTGACCGCAGTCCGCGCACTCGGCGAAGGAGGCGTATCCGCGGCGGTTGAGGAAGAGGATCGTCTGCTCGCCCCGTTCCAGGCGCGCGGCGATCGCCTCCCGCAGCCGTTCGGAGAAGACGCGCGGTCCGCCTCCCGGCGGTGCGTCCTCCGCCTCCTGTCCCGGGCTCTCGCCGGCGTCGGCGCGCAGGTCGACGAGTTCCACCGAAGGGAGTCCGTGGCCCGTCACGCGTTCCTCGAGTTCGAGCAGGCGATAGCGCCCGGTCCGCGCGTTCTCCCAGCTCTCGAGGGCCGGCGTCGCGGATCCGAGCACGCACAGACACCCTTCCAGCCGCGCGCGCATGATCGCGACGGAACGGGCGTGGTAACGCGGTACGTCGGACTGCTTGTAGCTGCTCTCGTGCTCCTCGTCGACGATGATGGCGCCCAGATTCCGGACCGGCGCGAACACCGCCGAGCGCGGGCCGATCGCGATCCGCTTCCTCCCCTCGCGCAGGCTGCGCCAGGCGTCGAAGCGTTCCCCGTCGGAGAGCCCGGAGTGCAGCACGGTGACCTCGTCGCCGAAGCGGGCGCGGAAGCGCTGCACGGTCTGGGGCGTGAGAGCGATCTCCGGGACGAGGAAGATGCCGGAGCGGCCCAGCGCGAGTTGACGCTCCAGCACTTCCAGGTAGACGGCGGTCTTGCCCGAACCCGTCACGCCGCGCAGGAGCGCGACGCGCCCCGGCGCATCGAGGCGCTCGAGATCTTCCACGACCTGGGTCTGGTCCGGCGTCAGGGTGAACCGGGCCTCCGGTTCCACCGGTCCGGCGAACGGATCCCGCTCCACCTCGCGCTCCACGAACTCCGCGAGGCGCCGCTCCACGAGCCCGTTGAGCACGCCCCGGCTGAAGCCGAGTTGCTTCAGCAGGTGCCCGACGCCTGCCTGCCCGCCGACCGACTCGAGCGTCTCGTACAACTCGCGCTGCCGCTTCGCCCGCCCGAAGGCGCGGTCGCGTTCGCTCAGCGTTCGCAGTTCGCGCACAAGCCGCAGCACGCGCTCGGTGCGCGGCCGTGCGGGGCTCCCTCCGCCGGCCCGGGACCCGAGCGCACCCGGGGGGAGGGCCGCCCTCAGCACAACGCCGAGAGGCGCCACGTAGTAGTCCGAGATCCACCGGCAGAGATCGAGGAGAGGCGCGGCGATCACGGGGGCTTCGTCGAGGACGCCCCGCAGCTCCCGCAATCGCGGTTTCCGTTCCCGGTCCGTCCTCAGCCCGAGGCGATCCACGACTCCGACCGCCGTCCCGCCGTGGAGCGGCACGCGAACCCGCACGCCCGGTTCCACGGCGCCGACGAGCGAGGCGGGGATCGCGTAGGCGAGCGTACCGAGGAACGTCCGCGCGACCGCCACCTCGCAAACGCCGGCGGAGCCTGCCTCCCGCGGCGCCTTCACGCGGCGGCCTTCGCTTGACACGTCGCGGCCGGGTTGCTTGTTTTCCGCACCGAATCCAATGGGGGGTCGCTCATGGGCTGTCTGGCCCTGAACGCTTCATACGAGCCGCTGACGATCATTCCGGTCCGGCGCGCCGTTCGCCTGCTCATCGACCGGAAGGCCGACGCGCTGGAAGTGGATTCGGCACGTCCAATCCGCTCCGAGCGCGTACAGATGGATACGCCGGTCGTCATCCGTCTCGTCCGGTTCATCCAGATCCCCCGCCGTTTCCGCCGCCAGGTCACGAACACCTTCCTGTTCGCGCGCGACGCCTATTGCTGTCAGTACTGCGGCCGTCACCGACGGGAACTGGGGTATCGCGAGTCGCTGACCCGCGATCACGTGATTCCGATCTCACGCGGCGGAGACAACGGGTGGTCGAACGTGGTCACGGCCTGCAGCAAGTGCAACCTGAAGAAGGCGGATCGTCTGCTGGGCGAATGCGGGTTCTCGCTCCCGGCGGAGCCCCGGGAACCCAACCACGTCGAGTTGATCTGGGCCGTCCGCAGGGTCACGCCGGTGCAGGCCAGGTACATCGGCATGTTCTACGGCGAGGACGTGCTGCGGGCGCTGACCCCCTGAGTTCGGCCCGGCCGGTCGGCTGATCGCACCGTCATGAATATGACCGGGTTCGGAATCGGCGAGATCCTCCTCATCGCGATGCTCGTGCTCATCGTGTTCGGGCCCCGCCGCCTGCCGGAGGTCACCCGCACCATCGGCAAGGGGATCCGCGAGTTCCGGAAGGGGATGAACGAGATTCAGCGCGAACTCGAGGCCGCCGGCCGGGAGACGCAGTGGAAGTCGCCGCCCACGCCTTCGAAACCCGCGACCGCGGGCCAAGCGACGATCGCCGGAACCGCGACCGCCGCCGGAACCGCCGCGGCCACCGGGGCGTCCCCCGCCTCCGCGGACGAAACGGAGGACGAAGAGGACGCCCCCGAAGCGACTGCCGAAGCGACTGCGGGGCCCGTCCTGGAGGAACAGGAACCGCCCACGCCGCGCGATGAAGCGGATCCGGCTCAGGAGTTCATCGATCCCTGGTCCACGGATTCCTCGCGTCCGACGTTCGGCCCGAAGTCGTCCTCGGAGCCCGTGATCGCCCCGCCTACGACCGAGCCGGAGCCGCCGGAGCCGTCTGAAGAGGAGGATCCGGCGACGGCCCCCCAATGAGAGCGCGGTAGCGGCGGTTATCCCCTTCCAGCGCCCTCAGCAACTCGATCGCCGCCGGCGCTCCGGTCCCGGACAGGTCCGGGAGCCCGGGGTCCGCGATGCGCGCACGCGGCGGCTCCGCATCGGTGCCGGCGGTCCCGCGGAACTCGATGGCCAGCCGTCGGCCGCGCTCGCACGGGTCGCACAGGAGGCCGTCCTCCACCGCCGATCCGTCGATCGTCCACGATCCCTCCGTACCTCGGAGCACGAAGCCGGCCAGGGTATCCGGAACCCGCAGCGTGCCGCGCCACACGCCGTCCGTCCCGGCAGCGAGCGCCAACTCCAGCGCGCCGTGGAGCGCTCTCAGCACGGGCGCCGCCGGCATGCGCCCCTCGCCCTCGCCATCTCCGCCGTCCCAGCGGAACTCGCCCTTCATGCCGTCGTTGCGCAGCGCGGCCTCACGGAGCTTCCGGAAGGGGAGAACGCCCTCGAAGGAGAGGGGCACGCCCGGCTCGAGGTCGTTGGAGGCGGCGACGAACGACTCGTCCGCGAGGCGCAACTCCACGGAACCCTGTCTCGGCGCCGGGGCACGGGGTTCCGGCCGGCCCAGCAGCTGAGCGACCATCCGCGCCCGCATTCCTTCCGGGTCGGTCGGGCCGGTCTCATCGTCCCTCTCACCCGCCTCACCCGCTTCGCCCGCCTCGCCCGGGGCGCCGCCGCTCCGGCGGGGGAGATCGAAGGGGTTCCGGAAGCCGGGCGGGAGACGCTGGATCCCCGGGGCGCCGGCACCCTCCACGCCGGCCTCGAACTCGCGACCCCAGCTCGCCAGCTCGTAGCTGATGGCGGCCCGGAGATCATCGTCGTCCGGGTGCCAGGCGAGCCCCGTGATGCGGGGAGTCGAGACCGTCACGACACCCTCGGGCCAGGTCGGCCGCACGCCGGGAGGGCGGGAGGCCTGCACGGTCAACCGGTCGCCGGAGCGGTCGTCGCGCCTCGTCCCCACGTTCGGACCCGCGTCGGCGGAGAGCCGCGCGGTGAG contains the following coding sequences:
- the priA gene encoding primosomal protein N', whose product is MKAPREAGSAGVCEVAVARTFLGTLAYAIPASLVGAVEPGVRVRVPLHGGTAVGVVDRLGLRTDRERKPRLRELRGVLDEAPVIAAPLLDLCRWISDYYVAPLGVVLRAALPPGALGSRAGGGSPARPRTERVLRLVRELRTLSERDRAFGRAKRQRELYETLESVGGQAGVGHLLKQLGFSRGVLNGLVERRLAEFVEREVERDPFAGPVEPEARFTLTPDQTQVVEDLERLDAPGRVALLRGVTGSGKTAVYLEVLERQLALGRSGIFLVPEIALTPQTVQRFRARFGDEVTVLHSGLSDGERFDAWRSLREGRKRIAIGPRSAVFAPVRNLGAIIVDEEHESSYKQSDVPRYHARSVAIMRARLEGCLCVLGSATPALESWENARTGRYRLLELEERVTGHGLPSVELVDLRADAGESPGQEAEDAPPGGGPRVFSERLREAIAARLERGEQTILFLNRRGYASFAECADCGHVWSCVACSVTLTYHRRRRQLVCHHCGSTSPPPSGCGECGGPAPRYAGVGTEQVERRVGELFPEAGIVRMDLDTTGSKWAHVEILEAFRRQEVDILLGTQMIAKGLDFPEVTLVGVVNADVGLHLPDFRASERTFQLLEQVAGRAGRGEAPGEVLVQTSRPRHYALAAAAEHDYVGFAERELADREEPGYPPHRRLANLVISGKTESRVIDAAEELSEWTRRLIRGRRLVGIEVIGPAPCPIDRLRERWRWHFLIKADRAATLGGVLRFLGEQRGQPGSGLRLEIDRDPEALL
- a CDS encoding HNH endonuclease → MGCLALNASYEPLTIIPVRRAVRLLIDRKADALEVDSARPIRSERVQMDTPVVIRLVRFIQIPRRFRRQVTNTFLFARDAYCCQYCGRHRRELGYRESLTRDHVIPISRGGDNGWSNVVTACSKCNLKKADRLLGECGFSLPAEPREPNHVELIWAVRRVTPVQARYIGMFYGEDVLRALTP
- a CDS encoding twin-arginine translocase TatA/TatE family subunit encodes the protein MNMTGFGIGEILLIAMLVLIVFGPRRLPEVTRTIGKGIREFRKGMNEIQRELEAAGRETQWKSPPTPSKPATAGQATIAGTATAAGTAAATGASPASADETEDEEDAPEATAEATAGPVLEEQEPPTPRDEADPAQEFIDPWSTDSSRPTFGPKSSSEPVIAPPTTEPEPPEPSEEEDPATAPQ